The Streptomyces sp. GSL17-111 region CTCCCACTCCCGCCGCTTCCCCTCCGGCTCCCTCGCCCCCGACACCCGCCTCACCCGACGCGCCCCGCGCCGCACCCGACGCGCTCCGCGCGAGCAGGTCGGCCACCAGCGAGGTGATGACCGGGACGGCTTCGGTGACCGCCCGCCGCACCGGTTCGCTGAGGCCGACGCTCACGTCCGGCTCCTCGCCCGTCATCCGCACCAGCGGCTCGCAGCCGACGACCAGGACGCGGGGCAGCGGGGCCCCGCCGCTGAGCCTGCGGGCCAGGGCCAGCACCTTCACCGGGTCCATGCCGTGCGCCTCGGGCATGGCGTCCCCGAAGTCGTCCAGGGGCGGTTCGATGACGCTGATCGTGCCGGGCGGCTCGCCGTGCGGCGCCGCGTCGACGAGGACGGCGGCCGTGTAGCCCTCGGTGAGGCGGTAGGCGAGGTCCATGCCCCGGATGCCGAAGTCCGCGACGTGCACCTCGGCGGGCAGCGTCACCCGGCGCAGCGCTGCGGCGACCTCGGGGCCGAAGCCGTCGTCGGCGAGGAACATGTTGCCGATCCCCGCCACCAGGACGCGCGGCGGACGCTCCCCCTCGTCGGGGTCGGAGGCGGGCTCCAGCTCCTCGGGGGCGAAGAAGAAGCGGTGCCCGATCTGCGCGGCGGAGCCGAAGTCCCGCCCCGGGTCGTCCTGGAGCACGACCGCGACGTGCACGGCGCCCTCGAAGTCCTCCTCGACGGCGACGACTTCGGCCGTCCGCCCGGCCAGGGCGAGGTCCATGATGTCGCCGTGCCGCAGCGGCCGCAGCCGCACCCGGCTGCCACGGCCGACCACGACGCCGTCGACGAGGACGGTACGGGCGGCGTCGGCGGGTGAGGTGGTGTCCTCCCAGGGGGCGTTCATGCCTGCTCCAGCGGTCGGAACTCGCGGATGGTGCCGTGCAGCGCGGCCAGTTCGGCGGTGCTGAGCCGGGCGCAGCGGTCGAGGATCTCCCGCGCCCGGGGGTCGGCGGCGCGGGCCTCGGCCTGTTCCTCCTCGGTGAGGCTGAGGACGGTGAGGATGAGGAGCTGGTCGATCTCGGTGCCGTCGAAGAGGTCGCCGGGGCTCTCGGGGGCGACGGCCGGGAAGTCGTAGAGCGTGACGGGCGAGGCGAGCACGGTGTGGGCGCCGGCGGTGCTGTCGGTGCGGGCGGCTCCCAGCCCGCCGGGGCCGCCGTCGACGAGGACGGGCCACACGCCCTCGTTGCGGCAGTCGGCGACGGCGTCCGCCAGCGGGTCCGGCGGGTCCAGGAGCGAGACGAACCGGCCGGCGTCGCAGTGCAGGACGGTGTGGGTGGAGACGAGGGCGTGGGCGGCGACCCTCTCGCGCGCCCGCCGGTCCCCGGCCACGGGCGGCGGGCAGTCGGTGGTGTTGGCGGTCCGCACGGTGACGCGGTGCACCCCGCCGCCGACGGCCTCGGCACTCACGGTGACGGTGCCCGTCAGCCGTTGCCAGCTGCGGACGAGGGTCGCGACGTGGCCGCCGTCGGCGTCGTGCAGCGGCTCGCGGTCGCGGCCGGGCGGCACGTCGACGGGGGCGGTGCGGGGCGCCGCGTACAGCTCCGCGAGGCTCGGCCGCAGGGTCACCTCGCGCTCGGTGGCCTCCTCCCAGGCGACGTACCGCTCCCCTGCGACGGTCACCGCGTCGACGGGTTCGGGCCCGCCGGGGCCCTCGCGCAGCACGGCGCGGTCCACGACGTGGAGGAAGCGCACCCGCACGCTCAGCCGCACCTCGTGCGGCGGCCGGTCGCCGGCGTCCAGGAGGACCTGGGTGCGCTGGCTGTCGGGTTCGCCGAGGTCGGCGGCGCAGCGCTGCGGGAAGACCCCGCCGAACGTCCAGCGTTTGGTGTTCTTCAGCGCGGTCCTGCGGTAGGGCCACAGCAGGTAGCCCTCGTAGAGGCAGGTGCGCACGATCTTCTCGACGGCCTCAGCGGCGTCCATGACACTCCGGTCGGTGACGTTCGTGGGGGGGGGCGGTGGGAGAGGGCCGGGGGTCAGGAGGCGGTGGCGTGCGCGTCCCGGTCCCCGGTGGGGGTCTGGTCGCCGGTCTCGGCGTGGTCGAGCAGGCTGCGGACGGTCGCGTCCCAGTCGGTGAGCACGTGGCGCACCCGGTAGGCGTCGAGCCGCTCCCACGTCTCGCGCGGGAGCCGCAGCCAGGGGCTGTCCGGGTAGTAGCGGCCGATCAGCTCGTGCCACAGGGTGGCGGGCATCCGGTAGGTGGCGTCCTTGGACCACGAGACGCGCGCGGTGCGCAGGCCGCCGCCCGTCCCCGCGTAGAAGACGGTGCCGCTGAACAGGAAGTCCAGCGGCACCTCCCCGTCCCGGACGGCGGAGAGGTACTTGGTGACGGCGATCTCGGTGTCGTAGCCGCAGGGCACGACGACGTCCACCCGGGTGCGCTCGTCGAAGGCGGGCACCTGGAGCGTGGTCTGCGTCCAGGTCAGGGGGTGCAGCGTGGTGCCCCAGCGTTCGGCGGCGCCGAAGAGCTCGGCGAGGGCCCGCTGCGTGGCCGGGTCGTACCGGCGCCGGGCGACGTCGATGCGCAGGGCCGTGGTGAGGCTGACGGAGCGGACGGGGCCGCCGCCCGTGCGGGTGATCTCCACGCCGAA contains the following coding sequences:
- a CDS encoding hydrogenase maturation protease; the encoded protein is MNAPWEDTTSPADAARTVLVDGVVVGRGSRVRLRPLRHGDIMDLALAGRTAEVVAVEEDFEGAVHVAVVLQDDPGRDFGSAAQIGHRFFFAPEELEPASDPDEGERPPRVLVAGIGNMFLADDGFGPEVAAALRRVTLPAEVHVADFGIRGMDLAYRLTEGYTAAVLVDAAPHGEPPGTISVIEPPLDDFGDAMPEAHGMDPVKVLALARRLSGGAPLPRVLVVGCEPLVRMTGEEPDVSVGLSEPVRRAVTEAVPVITSLVADLLARSASGAARGASGEAGVGGEGAGGEAAGVGEEVSPR
- a CDS encoding DUF6084 family protein is translated as MTAPERTPAAAPDLPDLDFVVTGADQERFAAVPALRFGVEITRTGGGPVRSVSLTTALRIDVARRRYDPATQRALAELFGAAERWGTTLHPLTWTQTTLQVPAFDERTRVDVVVPCGYDTEIAVTKYLSAVRDGEVPLDFLFSGTVFYAGTGGGLRTARVSWSKDATYRMPATLWHELIGRYYPDSPWLRLPRETWERLDAYRVRHVLTDWDATVRSLLDHAETGDQTPTGDRDAHATAS